One Siniperca chuatsi isolate FFG_IHB_CAS linkage group LG3, ASM2008510v1, whole genome shotgun sequence genomic region harbors:
- the si:dkey-93h22.7 gene encoding hemicentin-2 isoform X1 — MFASLFVVILGLCYCSKESSQLILGRPRLFGPSEALLKTAVDLHCELGTYPKNESILLQLFKEGNRKKLLGEYTYMDGVLASFPLAIKHSHEGNLECVAKGQNNSNIEPTVSNTHYLRVVEPVEGAHVDVYSGPVKFFEGKTLELRCQLAAGNHVSYKWLLNGRLVSQSPLHYVADNRLLINRTTSKDSGSYMCIATNHFNKTVFTANSSEVVITVKGVVSNPDISFTVLKKDSHSYSAVVTCHSMRGTPPVTFALYRNRTELLANTTVEERNATFKVPLVLGQHLGWLQCQANNGDRIAYSKRIPLEVVPVGGPVMMHYEYDIGENYAVISLRFYCKVVKGSLPRYQWFLNNTLLHGRGSFYNVVNQPPEQSKLLLSVGRSSAGTYHCEVSDSYDSTTAISSKRQYLDKEVLNRLPVLVVAVVFGCFTVVLLLVFVCCWIGVVFRRKQYGQKSLWSLEMERMAAAYEGELDLSEYDEDADVVKTARSGEFDQASNASVDEWSQIKGPVDQQDEPVEES, encoded by the exons ATGTTTGCTTCCCTCTTTGTGGTCATTCTGG GGTTGTGCTACTGTAGCAAGGAGAGCA gTCAGTTAATTCTGGGGCGTCCACGACTGTTTGGCCCTTCGGAGGCTTTGCTGAAAACGGCCGTAGATCTTCATTGTGAACTGGGGACCTACCCAAAGAATGAGTCTATCCTGCTGCAGTTATTCAA GGAGGGTAACCGTAAAAAGTTGTTGGGCGAATACACCTACATGGACGGAGTGCTTGCATCCTTCCCCTTGGCAATCAAACATTCCCATGAAGGAAACCTGGAGTGTGTGGCCAAAGGGCAGAACAACTCTAACATAGAGCCCACTGTCAGCAACACACACTATCTGAGGGTTGTTG AACCAGTGGAAGGTGCACACGTTGACGTCTATTCAGGACCAGTGAAGTTCTTTGAGGGGAAGACACTGGAGCTGCGCTGTCAACTTGCCGCTGGAAATCATGTCTCCTACAAGTGGCTGCTGAATGGTCGGCTTGTCTCTCAGTCTCCTCTCCACTATGTTGCAGATAACCGTCTCTTGATCAACAG AACTACTTCTAAAGACAGCGGCTCCTACATGTGTATCGCCACCAACCACTTCAACAAAACAGTCTTCACCGCCAACAGCTCTGAAGTTGTAATCACAGTCAAAG GCGTGGTGTCAAACCCTGACATCTCCTTCACCGTGTTAAAAAAGGATTCCCACAGCTATTCTGCCGTGGTCACCTGTCACTCAATGAGAGGGACTCCGCCTGTCACCTTTGCACTATACAGGAACAGAACAGAATTGCTTGCCAATACGACGGTTGAAGAGAGAAACGCCACATTTAAGGTTCCATTGGTCTTGGGCCAGCACTTGGGATGGCTCCAGTGCCAGGCAAACAATGGAGACCGGATCGCATACAGTAAAAGGATTCCCCTAGAAGTTG TCCCGGTTGGTGGGCCTGTGATGATGCATTACGAATATGACATTGGCGAAAACTATGCTGTGATCAGCCTGAGGTTCTACTGCAAGGTGGTGAAGGGATCTCTTCCACGGTACCAGTGGTTCCTCAACAACACCCTTCTACATGGCAGAGGAAGCTTCTACAATGTGGTCAACCAGCCTCCAGAACAGTCTAAACTCCTGCTGTCTGTAGGGAGGAGCAGCGCTGGGACGTACCACTGTGAAGTATCAGACAGCTATGACAGCACCACCGCCATAAGCAGCAAGAGGCAGTATTTGGATAAAGAAG TGCTGAATCGTCTCCCCGTCTTGGTGGTGGCAGTTGTGTTTGGATGTTTCACAGTCGTGCTTCTCCTGGTCTTCGTTTGTTGTTGGATCGGAGTGGTGTTCA GGCGAAAGCAGTACGGACAGAAGTCTCT gtGGAGCTTGGAGATGGAGCGAATGGCAGCTGCATATGAGGGCGAGCTG GATTTGTCAGAGTACGATGAGGATGCAGATGTGGTGAAGACAGCCAGAAGTGGTGAATTTGATCAG GCATCTAACGCCTCTGTAGATGAATGGTCCCAAATTAAGGGACCAGTTGATCAACAAGATGAACCAGTTGAGGAGTCCTGA
- the si:dkey-93h22.7 gene encoding Fc receptor-like protein 3 isoform X2 — translation MDGVLASFPLAIKHSHEGNLECVAKGQNNSNIEPTVSNTHYLRVVEPVEGAHVDVYSGPVKFFEGKTLELRCQLAAGNHVSYKWLLNGRLVSQSPLHYVADNRLLINRTTSKDSGSYMCIATNHFNKTVFTANSSEVVITVKGVVSNPDISFTVLKKDSHSYSAVVTCHSMRGTPPVTFALYRNRTELLANTTVEERNATFKVPLVLGQHLGWLQCQANNGDRIAYSKRIPLEVVPVGGPVMMHYEYDIGENYAVISLRFYCKVVKGSLPRYQWFLNNTLLHGRGSFYNVVNQPPEQSKLLLSVGRSSAGTYHCEVSDSYDSTTAISSKRQYLDKEVLNRLPVLVVAVVFGCFTVVLLLVFVCCWIGVVFRRKQYGQKSLWSLEMERMAAAYEGELDLSEYDEDADVVKTARSGEFDQASNASVDEWSQIKGPVDQQDEPVEES, via the exons ATGGACGGAGTGCTTGCATCCTTCCCCTTGGCAATCAAACATTCCCATGAAGGAAACCTGGAGTGTGTGGCCAAAGGGCAGAACAACTCTAACATAGAGCCCACTGTCAGCAACACACACTATCTGAGGGTTGTTG AACCAGTGGAAGGTGCACACGTTGACGTCTATTCAGGACCAGTGAAGTTCTTTGAGGGGAAGACACTGGAGCTGCGCTGTCAACTTGCCGCTGGAAATCATGTCTCCTACAAGTGGCTGCTGAATGGTCGGCTTGTCTCTCAGTCTCCTCTCCACTATGTTGCAGATAACCGTCTCTTGATCAACAG AACTACTTCTAAAGACAGCGGCTCCTACATGTGTATCGCCACCAACCACTTCAACAAAACAGTCTTCACCGCCAACAGCTCTGAAGTTGTAATCACAGTCAAAG GCGTGGTGTCAAACCCTGACATCTCCTTCACCGTGTTAAAAAAGGATTCCCACAGCTATTCTGCCGTGGTCACCTGTCACTCAATGAGAGGGACTCCGCCTGTCACCTTTGCACTATACAGGAACAGAACAGAATTGCTTGCCAATACGACGGTTGAAGAGAGAAACGCCACATTTAAGGTTCCATTGGTCTTGGGCCAGCACTTGGGATGGCTCCAGTGCCAGGCAAACAATGGAGACCGGATCGCATACAGTAAAAGGATTCCCCTAGAAGTTG TCCCGGTTGGTGGGCCTGTGATGATGCATTACGAATATGACATTGGCGAAAACTATGCTGTGATCAGCCTGAGGTTCTACTGCAAGGTGGTGAAGGGATCTCTTCCACGGTACCAGTGGTTCCTCAACAACACCCTTCTACATGGCAGAGGAAGCTTCTACAATGTGGTCAACCAGCCTCCAGAACAGTCTAAACTCCTGCTGTCTGTAGGGAGGAGCAGCGCTGGGACGTACCACTGTGAAGTATCAGACAGCTATGACAGCACCACCGCCATAAGCAGCAAGAGGCAGTATTTGGATAAAGAAG TGCTGAATCGTCTCCCCGTCTTGGTGGTGGCAGTTGTGTTTGGATGTTTCACAGTCGTGCTTCTCCTGGTCTTCGTTTGTTGTTGGATCGGAGTGGTGTTCA GGCGAAAGCAGTACGGACAGAAGTCTCT gtGGAGCTTGGAGATGGAGCGAATGGCAGCTGCATATGAGGGCGAGCTG GATTTGTCAGAGTACGATGAGGATGCAGATGTGGTGAAGACAGCCAGAAGTGGTGAATTTGATCAG GCATCTAACGCCTCTGTAGATGAATGGTCCCAAATTAAGGGACCAGTTGATCAACAAGATGAACCAGTTGAGGAGTCCTGA
- the syngr2b gene encoding synaptogyrin-2b: protein MEETGGASAYGASLAGGGFDFYKFVRQPQTIVRLLSWIFAIVVFGCITTEGYINSPHSAEAKCIFNQNDSACHYAVGIGVIAFLACVGFLVLDVYLPFMSNAQERKYAVMADLGFSGLWTFLWFVCFCLLASNWGRTHDVRAVPEDAARATVAFSFFSIATWGILTYFALGRFRRGVNEVTIPTYTEPPPDHHTPYPPTYAPTAYNPTTYTPTTYTAYPSSVPDMHQQPPFTPNPQPQGDAGYQPPSY from the exons ATGGAGGAGACGGGCGGTGCAAGTGCGTACGGGGCTTCGCTCGCAGGTGGAGGCTTCGACTTCTACAAGTTTGTCCGACAACCTCAAACCATCGTGCGGCTGCTCAGCTGG ATATTCGCCATAGTGGTGTTCGGTTGCATCACAACAGAGGGATACATCAACTCTCCCCACAGTGCCGAGGCAAAGTGCATCTTCAACCAGAATGACTCGGCATGTCATTATGCTGTTGGCATCGGGGTGATTGCCTTCCTGGCATGTGTGGGCTTCCTGGTGTTGGATGTTTACTTGCCTTTTATGAGCAACGCACAGGAAAGGAAGTATGCTGTCATGGCAGACCTGGGATTCTCAG GGCTGTGGACCTTcctgtggtttgtgtgtttctgcctgtTGGCCAGTAATTGGGGTCGCACTCATGATGTCCGCGCTGTCCCCGAGGACGCTGCACGAGCCACTGTGGCCTTCTCATTCTTCTCTATCGCCACCTGG GGAATCCTGACCTACTTTGCCCTGGGTCGTTTCCGCCGTGGCGTTAATGAAGTTACAATCCCAACCTACACGGAGCCGCCACCAGATCACCACACTCCCTACCCACCAACCTATGCCCCCACCGCCTACAACCCCACTACCTACACCCCTACCACTTACACAGCCTATCCCAGCAGTGTGCCCGACATGCACCAGCAGCCTCCCTTCACCCCGAACCCCCAGCCGCAAGGAGACGCCGGCTACCAGCCTCCCAGCTACTGA
- the tk1 gene encoding thymidine kinase, cytosolic isoform X2 gives MDCVDFPRVLPNSPRKARGQIQVIFGPMFSGKSTELMRRVRRFQIAQYNCLVIKYAKDTRYSDTGMATHDKNTMEAIPANCLEDVRSLALQACVIGIDEGQFFPDTVDFCEEMANLGKTVIVAALDGTFQRKPFGNILNLIPLAESVVKLHAVCMQCYKEAAYTKRIGAEKEVEVIGGADKYQAVCRKCYGGLMVDKENSAPFRNETPQHVLVGKLVDSGIPRKLFSSLHL, from the exons atggaCTGTGTGGATTTCCCAAGAGTTCTTCCAAATTCACCGAGGAAAGCACGGGGACAGATTCAG GTCATCTTTGGACCGATGTTTTCAGGCAAAAG CACTGAACTGATGCGAAGAGTACGCCGTTTCCAGATAGCCCAGTACAACTGCTTGGTGATCAAATATGCCAAGGACACACGTTATTCTGACACAGGCATGGCCACACATGACAA AAACACAATGGAAGCTATACCAGCCAACTGTCTGGAAGATGTACGATCTCTGGCATTGCAAGCCTGTGTTATTGGAATTGATGAAGGACagttt tttcCAGACACAGTGGACTTTTGTGAGGAGATGGCTAATTTAGGAAAGACTGTCATTGTAGCTGCCTTGGATGGAACTTTCCAGAGAAAG CCATTTGGAAACATCCTGAACCTCATCCCTCTAGCAGAGAGCGTAGTGAAGCTCCATGCCGTCTGCATGCAGTGTTACAAAGAAGCTGCCTACACCAAGAGGATAGGAGCTgagaaggag GTCGAAGTGATCGGTGGAGCTGACAAGTATCAGGCGGTGTGTAGGAAGTGTTATGGAGGTCTGATGGTGGACAAAGAGAACAGTGCTCCTTTCAGGAATGAAACTCCACAACATGTCCTCGTAGGAAAACTCGTGGACTCTGGGATTCCCCGGAagcttttctcctctctccacctctga
- the tk1 gene encoding thymidine kinase, cytosolic isoform X1: MDCVDFPRVLPNSPRKARGQIQVIFGPMFSGKSTELMRRVRRFQIAQYNCLVIKYAKDTRYSDTGMATHDKNTMEAIPANCLEDVRSLALQACVIGIDEGQFVSFPDTVDFCEEMANLGKTVIVAALDGTFQRKPFGNILNLIPLAESVVKLHAVCMQCYKEAAYTKRIGAEKEVEVIGGADKYQAVCRKCYGGLMVDKENSAPFRNETPQHVLVGKLVDSGIPRKLFSSLHL, encoded by the exons atggaCTGTGTGGATTTCCCAAGAGTTCTTCCAAATTCACCGAGGAAAGCACGGGGACAGATTCAG GTCATCTTTGGACCGATGTTTTCAGGCAAAAG CACTGAACTGATGCGAAGAGTACGCCGTTTCCAGATAGCCCAGTACAACTGCTTGGTGATCAAATATGCCAAGGACACACGTTATTCTGACACAGGCATGGCCACACATGACAA AAACACAATGGAAGCTATACCAGCCAACTGTCTGGAAGATGTACGATCTCTGGCATTGCAAGCCTGTGTTATTGGAATTGATGAAGGACagtttgtaagt tttcCAGACACAGTGGACTTTTGTGAGGAGATGGCTAATTTAGGAAAGACTGTCATTGTAGCTGCCTTGGATGGAACTTTCCAGAGAAAG CCATTTGGAAACATCCTGAACCTCATCCCTCTAGCAGAGAGCGTAGTGAAGCTCCATGCCGTCTGCATGCAGTGTTACAAAGAAGCTGCCTACACCAAGAGGATAGGAGCTgagaaggag GTCGAAGTGATCGGTGGAGCTGACAAGTATCAGGCGGTGTGTAGGAAGTGTTATGGAGGTCTGATGGTGGACAAAGAGAACAGTGCTCCTTTCAGGAATGAAACTCCACAACATGTCCTCGTAGGAAAACTCGTGGACTCTGGGATTCCCCGGAagcttttctcctctctccacctctga
- the afmid gene encoding kynurenine formamidase, which yields MAHCAEMKKDELERQYSPSRWSHRMSADDVIKAHVKALKEGTERARGLAQTLLNVPYGEGDGEKLDVYIPSTNSLDVPLVIYLHGGYWQFLSKEESGFMAVPLVDKGVVVVAVGYDIAPKGNMDLMVSQVRRSVVSVVQQYSHISGLYLCGHSAGAHLAAMVLSTDWSQYSITPQIKGAFLVSGIYDLLPILSTYVNEPLKMTEEVAVRNSPSKLVPQLKLSSSSCHIIVAVAKDDSPEFRRQSEEYYKTLAASGLDVIMEDVADTDHFSIIEQLVDGEYHLTKLLLEMMGKS from the exons ATGGCGCACTGCGCTGAGATGAAGAAAGAT GAGCTTGAGAGGCAGTATTCACCCAGCCGGTGGTCGCACAGGATGTCGGCAGACGACGTGATCAAGGCTCATGTCAAGGCTTTAAAGGAAG GTACGGAGCGTGCTCGTGGTCTGGCTCAAACTTTGCTCAACGTGCCATAtggggagggagatggagagaaactgGATGTCTACATACCCAGCACCAACTCTTTGG ATGTCCCCCTAGTTATTTACCTACATGGAGGCTACTGGCAGTTTCTCAG CAAGGAGGAGTCAGGATTCATGGCTGTTCCACTCGTTGATAAAGGTGTGGTGGTGGTTGCCGTCGGCTATGACATTGCCCCCAAAG GTAACATGGACCTGATGGTGTCTCAAGTACGCAGGAGTGTTGTGTCGGTTGTTCAGCAGTATTCTCACATCAG CGGTCTGTACCTGTGTGGCCACTCTGCTGGGGCTCACCTGGCTGCAATGGTCCTCTCCACTGACTGGTCGCAGTACAGCATCACTCCTCAGATCAAAG GTGCTTTCCTTGTCAGTGGCATTTATGACCTCCTGCCCATCCTGTCCACCTACGTCAACGAGCCTTTGAAGATGACAGA GGAGGTGGCGGTGAGGAACAGCCCCAGCAAGCTGGTCCCTCAGCtcaaactctcctcctccagctgccaCATCATCGTGGCCGTCGCTAAGGACGACTCACCGGAGTTTCGCAGGCAGTCGGAAGAATACTACAAA ACTTTGGCGGCGTCAGGACTTGATGTGATCATGGAGGATGTGGCGGACACAGACCACTTCAGTATCATTGAGCAACTGGTAGATGGGGAGTATCACCTAACAAAG